In Lolium rigidum isolate FL_2022 chromosome 7, APGP_CSIRO_Lrig_0.1, whole genome shotgun sequence, the DNA window tccactatacttgtgggtcatcagatacctcggaagatttagccatgaggaaACTTTCTTCCTCCATGTGAATAtcttcattgggggattcaattgATGATGAAGAGTTGTTGGAGAGGGAAGCAAGAGCAACCAACCCATTGGAggtttcatcttcttcctcttcatcatcatcatccccggatgtgtattcttcttgagttgatagcacaatagatgtatccaaagaggaccttgccatgaagcaatgtgcattcttgatgtgagggttctcattgggggattcaaagagagatgaagagggaatattggtggtgacaatggcggccacttcctttgaggtctcttcttcatcactactacTCTTATTGTCATCAGAAGAATACTCTTTATTAGtcattagcacaatccttgatggcctcttgttcttcttactcttgttgtagaatttcttgttgggggcctttgaatctttgctcttgtccttgggaatgagccttccaccatgagtctctctatgctcataggggcattcggtgaTGAAGTGGTTCTTGTccccacaattgtagcaagatcttgatcttgggcccaagctcttgaacccacttgagttgtttctcttgatgttgtcttccctgGCCTTGGATagatcaacccaaaaggtttttgcatggaatgccatgtggtcattgtagtggtattccaaatcttccagataggacatgctccaagatgtcctatatggttcttgagtgTTCACTTCTTCCATGGTATTGACCGTCAAGGCAAGGTTGGTCCCTCTTGACATCCCaatagcacgattgcgagaatcttgagagttttgttcgagcaccttgagagcttgcaactcgtgcaccacttgttgagaggtgagagaaggATAGCTTTCTCTCCCAacgagagtcttgacatcaatgggttcaaacggcatcatgcaatcaatatacttatccttgatccaaaaatcatcaatatgttgggcacccacattccgaaaagcatcggcaacggtgataagtcttctatacatgacttgatgatcttcatacggcatcctcatgaatccttcggcttgattccggagagcactatacttgtttctcttcatgctttcacttcccatgaaGCTTATGGCCAAGccctcccaagcttccttggcggttgcgaaattccgaacaagggccaagtcctttgtccccacactattttgaatcatgtgcaaggaaatggagttgagttggttatcaacctcttctattctagtcaacttgtcggggttgtaaggcttgtaACCCTCCAACataattctccaaagttcattggaggcacttcgaacatgagagcgaaactcaaattgccatgtagcaaaatcttgatcattaaacttgggtggatcacccctagtgtttatatgaggatggggaaccggaatATCGGGAGAGCGGAAAGGTGGAGCCACGTTATTGTAGCTCACACCCACACTTGTTGCCCTAGGAGAAGCATTGGGGGGTTTATTCTTGTCTAAGTTATCACCATCCAACAGTGGGCTAGAAGAGGGTGAGCTCGAAGCATCTCTATTTTCTAATGCACCCTTGTCCTTTTCCTCTATGACGGGAGTCACGGAGGGAACCGGCGTCGAAAGCTGAAATCATTttcttcatgctttccatttgagcttccatggaggacctcaaacatgtttccatcaacttgatatcatccatggagaccatcttTGCGGCCCCGTCCGTAACctcatcgtccggcatactcttaggcggttaagcctgaaataagagccgagactctgataccaattgaaaggatcgtatgccgcacctagaggggggtgaataggttctaaCCAATTTttcgttctttttcaatttaggcttgacacaaaggtaaattctctagatatgcaactatgtgaatttacctatatgacaagatcaacTACTAAGCAATATATAGCTAGAGAATATATAGggagataataggatagaggtaaccgagagtggagcacgcggatacacatagttgattcccgtagttcccttcctttgcaagaaggtaggtctacgtttggaggagtgtggttgctacgaaagtcataccaacgccacgaaggcttcactcaggtctcctgtgagcaccgtcacgaaggcctagcccactttcactaagggatttcctcgaggcggaaaccgggcctttacaaggttcttggggcgcacatccacaaccaaattggaggctcccaaatctgtaacagcacaacaacaacaagaacaaatcaactacaaataactagggtttctaaaacaggaacactagcaaatgggccctcaagcatatgagggggaagtgcaaatcgcttcggtgaagatgtagatcggggtcttctccttccaatctccaaagatcaagagctttggtttgttggaggaggagatcttgtgattcttgtgcttcttgaggtggctctaatggtgatgaacttGGCAGGATTTTGAGCagcttgaggaagaggaagagagggggtataaatacccctctccaaaatccagccgttgggggaaaactggggccggataatccggtgtaagtgagggcggattatccggccccggaAAATCCAGCTTCTGGAAaaatccgggcaaaagtccggcctTGGATCCAGGATACTACTGAGCCGCTCGTCAAAatgtccttagccgattttccggcccagcccggattatccggcctggtgaagtTTTTCGTGCTtccttttgtcttgtttttccacacaaaaacaaccacgtacatatacatatatatatatattatctgCACCATCTCAAcatacattagtgtatcacatatattgacatcaaacattcaaaaCCTTAaactgagagatgttctttcaacgtGTTCTTGGCCAAAGTGGTGGCTAGGAGGCGAGACATGGCTGCTAGGCTATGTGTGTCCGTCCACCTCGGGGCTAGGTCTTTCTTACGGCCGACGGCCTGTGCAGGAATTAGGGGCGGGAAACGAGCGGGTGGGCAGGAAACGACGTGGTTGGTGGGAAGGCGATGCGCCGACATTAATGGGTCATACCGCCGCCGAACCAGAGAGTGAATTTTTGTAGCCCGAACTACATGTAGCtcccttttttgcaaaatttgaaaatggaattttaaagttttaaaaaaatccgACAAAAAATCTAGATGTAGATAATGATGGGATCTACCAATCTTCAAAATTTGAACTCGAGATACCTGAAATATGATAAAATCTGACATATTTTGAAATCTGACACTGTTCACTAATATTGACATCAGGATTTGGCATTCTTGCACAGCTATGAATATAAGGTATTTCCAGTCGAAACTTTTCACGTTTGTAGATCACAGTATTATCTTTCTCCGTGTATTATAGTACTAGTACAAGACAATAGTGCAGAATACAGAAACTGCAAATTCAGAAGAGAAACTGTCAACGTACCATAATACTACTACTAGAGTAGAGCAATCAGAGCATCCACTTTCTCCCTCACGGTTCCATTCGGCAACTTCACGAGAAGCGGAGTTGACAGTTGGTGCACACAGAGCATGCCCCGCCGCACCCCACACACACAGTCACACTCAACGACCCCTTCCCTTCCAACGGCACTCGCCGGTCGCCACCGTACAGTAGCTTTTCAAACTCTCCACACGCCTTTGCCGCCTCCCCGTTTAataccaaaccaaaccaaacctCCACGCTCTCACTTCTCAGTCGCACAAATTTAATACCAATCACTCATCGCGCTGTCACTAGCAGCAGCCTTGTGAGACAGACAAGGGGGAAGAATGCCACAGCTCGATCTGGTTTCCCTCTTCCGCCTCGTCGACGCCGGCGAGCCAAGATCGAAGCTCGCCCGTGAGACCACGGCCGTCGCAGCCTCCTACCCCGGCGGCCAACGCAACGTCGATGTCACCACCGCCCACACGCACGGCCGGGCAGAGTCGCTGCGGGTGAGCTGGGCCTGGTCCGGTCTTCCCGGCGCGGTGCTGGAGCGGGGCGGGTCCACCAAGGGGAGCTCCAACCCCAAGGCGGCCGCCGAGGCGGAGACGCGCAAGGGCGCGCCGAAGCCCAGGAGGCCGCTGCCTGCCATCGTCATCTGCGTTCTGCCCGCGGGCAAGATGGCCGTGCAGCAGCGGCGCCCCCCCGTTCTTGGCCGCGGCTGGCGCCGGCCGGCGGGAGGGGCCAGGGTCTTCGCGAGCGAGGCCGTGGAGACCGCGGAGCCGTCGTCCCCGAAGGTGTCGTGCTTCGGCGCTGTGCGGGCAGAGACCCGCGCGGCGGCGCATGCGCCTGCGCCTGCGCCgcgtggggaggaggaggagcaggctgaGGAGCGGAGCGGGTGCTGGGCGAGCGTCACTGCCTCGCTTCGTGGCATTTGCCGGTCAGACGAGAGTGGTGAAGGTGAATTGCCAGCGAGTGAGGCGAAGACCACGGCGTCGGAGACACCGGCGGTGGCCGTTCTATCGCCACCGCAGCCGGTTCCGGGGCTGGGAGACATGAAGCGCCTTGCTTCGCGGCGGTGGCCGGAGGGCATGGCAGGAGTAGAGCGGTGACGACCGGTTTGAATCTCATCCCTGCGTGCTTCGAGAAGCACAGGCGCACGGGAACAGTTGTACATTCACATGCTTCCAGCCTGCTTCTGCACTTGTAACCTGTGCTGAAAAAAACCATCTCAATCTTCACTCGTGTGATCGTGTCGTGTGCATCCGTCTCTTTCTTCTGTACAGCTAGGTGCTTCCTTCCTGGTACATTTGCGTTATCGATGTTTGACTTTGGTAAATCATCTCTTCGTTATCGATGTTTGACTTCGGTAAATCATCTCTTGGTTATAGATGTTTGACTTTGGTAAACCATCACTTCTTTATCACTCGTTCACAGTTTCTCTAGTCTGAGAGGATTAgaaagcaaattcaaaaacaaTATGAAAAAGAGGATGTTCTAAAATCTTGTgtttagggcatcttcagcgccGACACAAATGGACCGACGCTATCCACTCCGACAATGGGACAAGGAAAACCTAGCCCAAATGGCCTAGCGCAAACGAACCTAGGTGTTCGCGGTGATCCATTCCCATCGCAAGTTCGGGCTAGAAATGCATCAACACGTGCATCTCACGGACCGCGTAGCCCTCGGGCCCATCTGGCAGCGACCCAACGACCTCTTCGCCACATGCGCGCCTGAACCGGCGGGCGGTGTTGCGTCCTTATGCGCGCGGCTTCAATGTTGGCCGCTTCGCCTCATGTGCCTTTGAACTGGCGGGCGGTGATGTGGACTTTTGCGTGACCCTTCAATGTCGGCCGCTACGTCTCCTGCACTGGCATTGATGGTGTCCGACTGCCGGTCCTTTTTAAGGCAAGCAGCCACATCGGCCATTCTCATAGGCATCGCCATTGCCTCTTCCAACCTGCCTTGGTTTAGAGATTGCCTTGTCCCACTGCACCATCGGCATGGACATGAATTGGCTGGACTAGCACGAGGTCACTGAGCTCTCCAAATACGGTATCCTTATGCCGCCAAAAGCCACGGTGCCGAGTGGTTGGGCCATCAGTTTGGGCTGGGTGCTCATGACGCCACTGCCCGCCCACAAGGACTTCAGCCACGAGGTCTTCTTCCGTAGGTAGAAGGACATGTTGTGGCTCAACCCAAATTACGACGACGATAACGACTACCGGCCGACACTACTTCACGAGGAGCGAGAGGCAACGCTGAACCGCTTCACTGAACAACATCCACCACTAGAGAAGAACAAAGCCAAGTGGATGCGGTGCTGGTCAAGGCCTGACCGTGCCCTCAAGGTTGTCATCGAGAACACACATCGCGTAGCCTTCATTCGGTCAACTACAGAGGTCGGCATCGTCACCCTCGAGTCAAACGATGAAGAATAGGGGAATGTCGGTAGCCTCTGGTGGTAAGGATGACCGACCCAAGCTTCAAAGCCTCTTcccctaaaaaaaaaaaagcttcgaAGCCTCTAACGAGGAATTCTTCAATGCATACTAGTTTTTAATCCGATGAATGAATGATGTACACTTCCTCTTGTTCCTCCATATGGATCGTATGAATAATGTTTTCCATCATGATAGTTGTTTTCTTGCTCAAAATAAGAATGACATGATGAAATGCATCATGTCGTTGGGTCTGTCCCCAACCTAAACAGACAAAAAGGAGGACACAGTCACAAACCAAGCGAAACAAAACCGACATATTTGGTGTTCGAAATGGTTCGAGCGGCAGGAGATGCCCTTATAGACAAACTCAATGGAAACGAAACTTAAAGAGGTAATTGCACCAGAGGTACAACAACTTGTCCTCcatgtgcattttcatacaaaaCCTCTCAAATTGTGTTCCACTGGTACAAAACGTTGTTCTGGATGTGCACCGGTGGTACAACTTGCTTCTGAAGCTGCCACGCATCCGTTGTCCACGTCTCAGGTCGTTTTTGCAGACAATTCCTCGTTGAAATGGAGATTTGCGCGCGAACCCATCCTCTGTTCCCCTCTCATCTCAACCCTAGCTGCGGCGAAATCGTGGCGACCACGGAGGCGACGCATGGCGAACCAAGGGGAGGGGAGCATGGAGAGCACcagccggtcgccgccgccagggTTTGCCCGTGCTCGCGGAGGGCCGCGGTGGAGGGGCAGGCCCGTGCCCCCAGCACCTGCTCCTGCTCATGGATATCAGCTGCGAGATGCGGCGACGAAGGAGGATGGTGCTGCGGATGAGAGGGCGGCGATAGAGAGGAGGGTTGtggaggagaggcgttggcggtacgACAAGATCTACCACAAGTTCATGTTGTTGTACTGCTGCCTCGCGTCGGAGGAGGAGAGGGCAGCCATGGCAGAGCCCGATTGCTGGCGGCCGCCAATCCCAACCAATGTGAGCTTGGAGGAGCAGGTTCACATCATGCATGCTCGGGTCAACAGCCTGCGGCAGCCTCCACCACCCCCAGCAAATTGATGCAATAACACAAGCGCATCTAGAAGGAGGGAGATCCATGGGCGACGATGGCATGTGAGTATTACTGGAAGAATGGCGATGGTTGGGCAATGGAGTGGGCGACAGCACGAGGTTCATCTTCTCCTTCTACACTGGTGAGTATTACATGTTTTCTGTTTGCCTTAGTGGAATTCAGTTAGTGCTAGGACTGACTTGGTTTGTGTTTGCATAATTGCCAGAAAAAGGAAGATCACAAGTTCAAGAACTGCAAGAGGACAATGCATTGCTAGTGATGAAGCTAAAGGGTGTGGAGCTAGAGCTATAAATCAGGAAGGCTGAGAACAAAAAAATCCAGAAGAAGCATATGCAGGAGCTTAGAAGGAGGGATTGGAGGGAATTTGTCATTCTGTGCTTGTTCTCTGTTAGTTTAGTGCTTGTTGCTATAATTAGTAGGAGTTAGA includes these proteins:
- the LOC124672109 gene encoding skin secretory protein xP2-like, whose translation is MPQLDLVSLFRLVDAGEPRSKLARETTAVAASYPGGQRNVDVTTAHTHGRAESLRVSWAWSGLPGAVLERGGSTKGSSNPKAAAEAETRKGAPKPRRPLPAIVICVLPAGKMAVQQRRPPVLGRGWRRPAGGARVFASEAVETAEPSSPKVSCFGAVRAETRAAAHAPAPAPRGEEEEQAEERSGCWASVTASLRGICRSDESGEGELPASEAKTTASETPAVAVLSPPQPVPGLGDMKRLASRRWPEGMAGVER